The sequence below is a genomic window from Ovis canadensis isolate MfBH-ARS-UI-01 breed Bighorn chromosome 1, ARS-UI_OviCan_v2, whole genome shotgun sequence.
TTGAAATCACTCTTTTATATCTCCTAAATTAGGACTGGGAAATCTGTGATATCCTTATTCAACTTCCCTATTTTGCAAAATGAGGAAACTACTGGCTAGAGGAGCAAAATTATAGTTGGAACCCATGTTCTCTGGCTCTCAAAACTACACCAAGACTCAAGCTTGAAACCTCAGAATCTGCAATCCGATTTCTTagaatttatcctaaggaaaaaCCGGAAGATGTGCCCAAGGGTATGTGTGCAGTGATGTTTAtctcagcactatttataatagcttccCCAACACACTGCCCCCCCAAAACCAGAAATGACTTAACAATCCATCAACAGACAACTAGGTAAATCAATTATAGTTCATTCATATAGCGGAATCTTACACAACCATCAAAAATAGCGCACACCTTACGGGAAAGGAatccaaagggaggggatatatgtacacgtatagctgattcattttgctacacagcagagactaacacaacattgtaaagcaactatattccaattaaaaaaaaaacaacaacctacCAACATTGGTAGACTGTGCAATAGCACAAAGATAGATCAAAAGATCCAATGGTAGTTTCTAGCATTTCATGTTAATGTGTGAGAATCTGACATACAGCTATGAATCATACTTGACATACTAAAGCAGGCTCTGACTTACTTTATACTGACAAAATCAGGAACTCAGACCTTCCAATATAGTCCAAACATCACATCCAAAGTCTGAATTTAATATTAACTTTCAATAAAGGCACATCAGTGGCAAAAACAATTATGACTAAGCAAAGAacttccagtttttattttttaaacatttaacaaGGAAACATtcaaccaaattttaaaaaattaggatggattaatttacaataaaATAGTCAACTTAAAATACCAGCCCTTTCATTTAGGGCCAAGGAGGCCAATAGTTTCTGTTTGAACAGCAGAACTGCACAATagacatttttacttttatttgatgGCACAGAAATATAAAAGTCATACAGCTTTCACTGagctcctcccttccccccagaGAATTCATACAATTGCTTCTTAGGTCAGTACTCAGGCCTTTAAAAATTATcagttatattttgaaatatatctaCAATTACTCTGAAAATGAgaacacttttaaaaacaattcttttaaGAAACACCTTAAAATAATATCGTGGCACATTAGGTTTCTTAAAGaaacagcaaaaatgaaaaataatgtttaagaaTTATAGTCCCTTGTTTATAGAAACCACCCAAATAAAATAGTTTCTCTAATTAGTTATCCTTGCTTCTTATAATTTATTAGCAGAGATGAATTACAAGAAGCAGAATGCACCCTTTTTTGGTTCTTGGTTGTAGCTGCCAGCTTAAGAGTTCATGACTGTAAATGTAAAGCAAAATATAACCATGCTCACCAATTCTGGAATGGAAAAAAACCAAAGTATCTCTTTAAAGTGTTTCTCTATCCTTGCTTTCAAGTCAAGACAAAAAATTCACAGCAGTTTAAAGGATGATGAAAGACTAAACAGGGGGCCCACTACAATACATACCTAGGATCATTTCACCTATTACACTCCTGAAGTGAACACTGTAACAAGTATGATATTACCAAGTAGCATTCTGTAGTAAGCTGTTGGAACAAGTACAGCACTCAATGGATTCATTTACAGACAGGCATGGTAGCTTTCGGACAGAACACCTTATTTTCACAATCTTGAATGTGCAACCTTTAAAAAACGAACAAACATAAAGTAATATGCAATTTATGACAGCTGGCCAGGCACTTAACTTGGGGAAAGAGACTTTCATATTTTGAGGTAAACTATAATTGTTTTCAGCAATCACAAACATATTCTAAAAACTATAACACACTAACTGAAGTTATTCAGCGTTTAAAAGTTTGTCACTCTATAGTGCCAAAATTCACACCAAAGTGTATAACTTTTTAAGAAGCTATTAAAAGGACAttttcaagtctgaattttggcCCCACTTAGATACTTCTGTGCTTAGAACATACTTGAGAAAACTAAAAGATACAAACATACACCAGTAAAGGGTGCAAGAGCCTAAAATGAGCTactccccccccacctccccgcaTCCGACATTAGTAAGAGTCACACTGTCACTCACACAgacaagaggaagaggaggaagacaaTACAACCGAGTTGACAAGCCTCAGTCTATCCCCAAGGAAATGACAGCGCAATGCTCCAAGAGGAGCAGAAGCAAAGTGGCAGAGAGTTTCTGTCTATGGGTATGGACTATGAAAGCTTCAGAATTAACACTAAGGAGCACAATTCTCTGGATTTTTCATTCTCTGGGTACAGTatgattttttcttctcttccaaatTCATTTCAAGGCAATGTAGAATTTGCTTAATAAATGACAACTCTTATTAGAAGAGGACCTCAGTAAGTACACATTAGAAGACGAGAACAGAAAGCGGCCATTTTGGAACGATTCTTTTATCAaaagttatccaagtctatttTCATTAGGATATTATCTGCAAATAGAAAAGTCAAGTCTCCAAATTCtcataattattaattatattttctatcccTTCTCAAAATGGCAATTTCAATCCAAAGGCTACTTCTAGTTCAGCACAAACTTATCAGCTTGCTACCTGGTATGCCCAGACTAATTATTCAATGTTGTTTTAAACCCTTAAAAGAACGtaagaataaagaatattttaaaaatattgatctgAGGCATCCTCACTCTCAAAAACTTGAGAAAAAAGATCAGCTTAATTTGATTTCCATGTGGCTAAAAATAGAGTCCAGATAAAGACTTCTAAGCTGACCCTTCTCAGGAAAACaagtttttccagtcctggttaaGAATTTGTATTAACTGACTTCTTTCCTTGCAGGACTAACCACACACATCTGGCAAAACTATTAGCTGGAGTTAATCGTGAGCAAATGTGAAAGAATTTCTCTCTCTGTGATGCTAATTGGCTCACTGAAGTTTTGACACTGTGACCCTGGTCTATTAGCACCATGCTTTACTCAGCTGAAATAATTAATCAAGCCACTGCCATGAGGTGACGAACAGAGAAGGGGACCAAGGACAATTATATACATCAATAATTATTAATACCATGATATACAGTGAAAATGTGTCTATTAACATATTTGAGGCATGAAAATCATTGATCACAGCTATTAAATAAAACTGCGTCACACTTTTACAATTTGTGAACACCTGCAAATGTAGACTTCCTGATATGATCCAAATTAAATTACGAATGGAAGTTCATTGAACATTAGATTATCTGTAagttaaaaggaaacaaattataTGTTTTGCAGGTAgtaaactaccaaaaaaaaaaagtggaggttaggtaaaaattaagtgaaattatTCCTAATCATTTATAGTCTCATCTTTCTCTCGGGAGAGCCCCAAAATAGGTCTCCAGAAAATCAACTTTATAGATGTAAGAAATGGCATCTGCTATCATATTGGTGTATCTTTCCCTCAAAGCTAGATGGGTCACAGACATATCTCAGACATTCATTTTCATGTATAACAGTTTCTGAGACATCTATTCCACTGAAGTATTGTAAAGGAAGTCTACAAGTCACTTCCAGGAAAAAGGCACTTCATCGTGAAAGTTACATTTAATTGCAAGAAAGTTGAGAAGATGAGGGTAGACTCAAAAGCTCagtattcatttttgtatttctaaataCAGAGTAAATGCCAGTTTATAGAATATAGATGATAACATTACAAACAAACCAAAGAGCAACATTAACTATATTCTCAGCAAAACAGTAATttatgacatttctccaaaaaccaACATAGTTCCAagttcaacaataaaaaggaaaaaaaaaaaatcaccagcaGTTGCTACTTTAGAGCTCAAGACATTGTTTTCTACAGAATTTCATGTTTCTACAGTTTGGTTCTCTGTTTCAGAGTATTAATTGCTTTTCAGATGAAAAACCTGGGTGGCagaggtgtgtttgtgtgtgctgggGGAGAACCCAGGGTGGAAAAATACTGGGAGTAACAAGAGGTTCATTTCTCTGGTCAGACAACCAAGTGAGGAGGTAGTTATTCTGAGAACTTCTCAAACAGAGAATATTCTATTGATCTACTGAGAGTTGGGGAAATAGCAGGAGCTTCTTTTTGAGACTGAAGATAGCAACAGGACTACTTCTCCTCCAGGGAAGTCAGGACCAGGGTGTCAGTGCAGCTGAAATAAAGATGGAATCTGTATAAATGGCACATAGAATATTGGAAAAACAAAGTTATGAAATCAACATAAATGATAATACATTCATTTCCAAACTTGCCCTACCTTGACAGTGGCTCTTTTCTGATGTGAGAACTTTAAAAGTAtctatgagaaaagaaaacacatcatGTCATCATCAAATAGTGATCCTTTACGCTTCTGGTATTATCTTTCATAAACAAAATCTTCTAATTTCTAATATTATTGAAAAGGTAACGCTGTCTGTAAAATAATTACgtgtttttaaaacagtttagGCTGCAGTACTCTCAGAAAGGCTGCCAAAAGGAAAGCAgttgattttagatttttaagtgaGGTGAAACTCTCAGTTAAATAGCAACACAGAAAAGATAACAGCAATACTCCTCCAAATTGCCTAAATAGTACTTATACCTCCATCAAGAGACTATGTGCTCGCTCACCTTGTTACATTACCACACATGGCAACCCCATACAACCTTGAGTGCCATCATCACTGCTGTTGAGTTTTTTCATTCGGTACTGACGTATTTCTCTTACCAGTGTGTAAAAGGCATCTTCAACACcctataaaagagagaaaatgataaaGACAGCTTATACAACCCAAGTTGTAAGCtctaatttgtatttccttatgTGGATTTAAAATTGCAATTATTCAATTACTAGCTGAAAAATAGGCTGAGCATTCCTACTGTATCACATTAGCAGGCTGATATACAAACAGCACTTTTTGCAAAAATGACATTCATGCACCTATCCCTTAAACAGTAGCTGGTGTTGATGGAGAAAGGACTAATGTTTTAAGTATCTTTAATCAAGGGTCTTCATTTAGAAATACTTGTGCATGTTAAAGCAGGCGTAAAAAAGAAACCAGATcagaatattaataaatttattttgggTTTAaactgcagattaaaaaaaatagaagtctattaaaaaatccaaccagggactttcctgctggtccagtggttaagactccatgctcccaatgcaggtggctaGGGTTTGATCTCTCatcagggaacgagatcccacatgcagcaactaagacccgatgcagtcaaattcataaaaaacaaaacaaaaccaaaaccaacccAAACAACAAATAATGTAGATCACATCTCTAGCAAAGAGTCCATCAGTCAAACTTTTTCTGCCTTAAGCCCTTGCCAGATGCTGAAAGCTGTACTATACCTGTCTGGTCTTGGCTGAGGTTTCAATGAATGGAATCCCATAGCTTTTGGCCAGTTCATGGGCTTGTTTTGTGTCAACTGTCCTTGTTGGCAAGTCACACTTGTTTCCTACTAGCACCATAGGTACATCATCCGAGTCCTTTACACGCTTAATCTGTTCCCTAAAAGAAGGGAATGTATTATGGTAACATAAGAATAAACTTTTAGGAAGGAATAAACAGtttgaagtaaaaaataaaatctaacaaaCTTCAGCTAGCCCTATTGGCTTCTAGTATTGCGTTtccctgttttttgttgtttttttaaactacttGCATACTAAGAAGACTGGTTTACACTTGATGCAATAGCCACAAGGAAGCCAAGTACCAGTTCACTTTCTATCTTGACACAGGCCCCTTTTAGGTTTCTTGATTCTCTGAAGAGCTGGGCTCTGGATTTAACTGGTAACTCAAAATCACACTCTAGATTAAGGTCTGAAGTATAAAAAGTAAAGCTTACTGCCTCCAAATAACTTTTCGAAGATTCCTGGAGTATGACAGTATTTAATGAAAGACAGTCTATCCACTTCTCTGGATGGGTGGTGTCCAAACATTTTCTTCAAACAAAATTacagctggaagtccaagatatAAATTAGAACACACTATAACTGCTCTTATTAACAGCAGATTAAAAGATCTGAAACTCCCAACTGATAGTACTCTCTTCAACGACAAGACACAAGACACAGCAGTGTGGAAACTATTGCTCCAGATTCTCTGGACCAACCCTGTCCAACGGGTATTCTCCTGATGACGGAAACATTCTCCAGCCGCCCTGTCCAGCTATGTCTACCAGTCACATGAAGCTACTGAACACCTGAAAAGTCAGTTGCTAACGTGGGACCAAGGAACTGACTCTTGAATTGTTAATTCTACTCAGTTTGAAAAACCACAAATGGCTTGTGTCTACCATACTGCACAGCACTGGTCTAGATTCTCCCTTTGAATTACACACACAATCATCAACTTGAAATCCATTTCACTGGCTATCTACAGAACTGAGCTTGGTTTGGGGTGACGGCAGTACCCTATGTGAAGGGATAATGCAAGAGGGCTTAAGAGGAAAATGATTTGTAGAAATTTAGCAAATATTAGGTGCTTGTCAAGTGCTGAGCATTTTATTCAGTGCTTTATTAATTccagagagaaaatggaaagtaGAACAGGTTTAGGGGAAGAAAACCAGTTTTGGACTTGTTTCTGAGAGTCGCCACCTTCATATGGTTGGAGTGTACACCAGGACTCAAGGTTGCAGCAGAACACTTGCATAGCATTTACTCTGTGGCAAACACTGTTCTGAGGGATTCCCATatttattaactaatttaattttcacagcaacTCTGAGTAAGTACCGCTATCTTCATACTGTTAGATAAGGAGGCTCAGAGATTTAGTAGTTTGTCCCAAACTTCCATGGCTAAGAGATGATGGAGCCAGGCTGCAACCCAGGCAGAGTTTATATTCCTAACCACTACATTATTCTGCTTAAAAAACATAGGTCTAAGAAATAGAAGCCCTGGGTTTTTGGTTCTGGGTCTATTAATAACAATCATGACTATGAAACCTAACAAACCTCCTTCTGAACTTTacttctgtaaaataagaatgtCATACCAGAATTTATATGGTCCAATGGAGCTTTGAAAGTTAAAGGTTCTGTGCAGAAAGGCCATCTTTACATTCCTTTGTCCCACTTTTATCTTTATCTACCTTCTCCccatttgttttttcctgttatCGTCTCTGTTACTGAAGAATGTTTTTCAGAGGGATCTTCTGCTCGCGAGATTTCTTTGTGATCTCTCATAACAAAGCCTCTAGCTCTAAATCACTACCATTAGCAAGCCCCATGCATGTATTACCATGCATTCTAGCCAAAGTAGATTATGTAAAACAAATCCCAGTATTAACTTTCAGTAATAACCCCAGGTTCCCAATACCACAACCTAAAAGAAAttcttttcataattaaaaatctGTATCTTCCCTAGTGTGGTATCCTCATCCCTACCCCAAAACTTCAGAACACACTTAAAGATGATCCTTTCAGAAAAAACAATGCTCCTAGTACCTGTAGAGgttaatatctgcaaatgattTGCTATTATTGATGGCAAATACACAAAGGAAGCCTTCGCCTGTCCTCATGTATTGGTCTCTCATGGCACTGTACTCCTCTTGTCCAGCTGTATCCAGTATGTCCAACAGACAGGTTTCACCATCTATAACCACCTGTTTTCGGTAGGAATCCTGGGGTGTGGAGGGTAGGAGGGTAGGGAGAGAGGGagattccatttttattaaaaatcatagGGAATGCAATGCTACTGCCAAGGTTAAATAAACTCTAATCAAGTCCAACTCTGTCTCTTTGCTTTGTCCCTCAAACTGCTAATATATACATAATCACATAGAAAGTACTTAAGGTCACCCTAGGAAGAAGTCCCAAATGTTATATGcctgcagaaaagaaaatatggtcactgttcctggaaaagatgaagaaaacatgGTAATTCAAAGGATAGTTCTATTGCAGATAAGACTAGAGATTAGGTTCACAgtgtattttactgaagtatgaaCTGCACTTCTCTCGTTTGAGTTGTCTATTGTCAATTTACTCTATCTCCACCAATTATAACTTGCCCTAAGATACAGTGTCTTTTGTGTTCATGATTATATAC
It includes:
- the NRAS gene encoding GTPase NRas; translated protein: MTEYKLVVVGAGGVGKSALTIQLIQNHFVDEYDPTIEDSYRKQVVIDGETCLLDILDTAGQEEYSAMRDQYMRTGEGFLCVFAINNSKSFADINLYREQIKRVKDSDDVPMVLVGNKCDLPTRTVDTKQAHELAKSYGIPFIETSAKTRQGVEDAFYTLVREIRQYRMKKLNSSDDGTQGCMGLPCVVM